Part of the Sinorhizobium sp. BG8 genome, GCTCCGACGACGCTCGTTTCGCCGCAGGCCAAGGGGATCATCGATCCCAACACTGGCAAGCCGATCGGCAGCGACGACGCATTCTTTGGCGAGATCAACAACGAGCTCGCCGACAAGGGATTTCTCGTCACCTCGACCGACGAGCTCATCAACTGGGCCCGTACCGGTTCGCTGATGTGGATGACCTTCGGCCTTGCCTGTTGCGCCGTCGAGATGATGCAGCTTTCGATGCCGCGTTATGACGTCGAGCGTTTCGGCTTCGCGCCGCGCGCGTCTCCGCGCCAGTCCGACGTGATGATCGTCGCGGGCACGCTGACCAACAAGATGGCGCCGGCGCTTCGCAAGGTCTACGACCAGATGCCAGAGCCGCGCTATGTGATCTCGATGGGGTCCTGCGCCAACGGCGGCGGGTACTATCACTATTCCTATTCCGTGGTGCGCGGCTGCGACCGCATCGTGCCTATCGATATCTATGTTCCGGGCTGTCCTCCCACGGCGGAAGCGCTGCTTTATGGCGTGCTTCTGCTTCAGAAGAAGATTCGCCGCACGGGCACGATCGAGCGCTAAGGGCAGGGGACTGACGACATGAGCGAAGCCCTTCAGGAGCTAGCTTCCTATATCGGTGAAACGCGCGGTGCATTGCTCTCCGCGTCGGCAATCAACTATGGCGAACTGACGCTGGTGACGAGCGGCGAAAAGCTGCTCGATCTGCTGACGTTCCTCAGGGATGACGTGCAGTGTGGCTTTGTCAGCCTGATCGACGTTTGTGGCGTCGACTGGCCGAGCCGCGAGGACCGCTTCGACGTGGTCTATCATCTGCTGTCGCCGCGCCAGAATCTGCGCATCCGCGTGAAGGTTGCCACGGGCGAGGACGTTCCCGTCCCGTCGGCCTGCAGCGTCTATCCGGGCGCCGACTGGTTCGAGCGCGAGGCCTACGACATGTACGGCATTCTCTTCACGGAGCACCCGGATCTTCGCCGTATCCTCACGGACTACGGCTTCGAAGGCTATCCGCTTCGGAAGGACTTCCCGACGACCGGGTTCGTCGAGGTGCGCTATGACGACGAGGTCAAGCGCGTGGTCTACGAACCGGTGGAGCTTCGGCAGGAGTTCCGCAACTTCGACTTCCTCTCGCCGTGGGAAGGCACCGACTACGTGCTTCCGGGCGATGAAAAGGCGAAGCAGCAATGATCTGTCCTATCGCCGGAAATATGCCGAGTTTTATCCTTGAGCGCGGAGCGCGCCGCACATGAACGAACACAACGTCCGCAACTTCAACATCAACTTCGGACCGCAGCATCCGGCCGCCCACGGCGTTCTTCGCCTGGTGCTCGAGCTCGACGGTGAAATCGTCGAGCGCGTCGATCCGCATATCGGCCTGCTGCATCGCGGAACCGAAAAGCTGATCGAGACGAAGACCTATCTGCAGGCCGTGCCATATTTCGATCGCCTCGACTACGTGGCGCCGATGAACCAGGAGCACGCCTTTGCCCTCGCGGTGGAGCGCCTGACGGGAACCGAGGTGCCGATCCGCGGCCAGTTGATTCGCGTTCTCTATTCCGAAATTGGCCGTATCCTTTCGCATCTTCTCAACGTGACCACGCAGGCCATGGACGTCGGCGCGCTGACGCCGCCGCTCTGGGGTTTCGAAGAGCGCGAAAAGCTGATGGTCTTCTACGAGCGCGCCTGCGGCGCCCGTATGCATGCAGCCTATGTCCGGCCGGGAGGTGTCCACCAGGACCTCCCGCACGAGCTGGTGGAAGACATCGGCAAGTGGATCGATCCGTTCCTGAAGACCCTCGACGATATCGATGATCTTCTCACCGGAAACCGTATCTTCAAGCAGCGCAACGTCGATATCGGCGTCGTAAAGCTCGAGGATGCCTGGGCCTGGGGCTTCTCCGGCGTGATGGTGCGCGGTTCGGGTGCTGCCTGGGATCTGCGGCGTTCTCAGCCTTACGAGTGCTATTCCGACCTTGAATTCGATATTCCGATCGGCAAGAACGGCGATTGCTACGACCGCTATCTGATCCGCATGATCGAGATGCGCGAAGCGGTCAAGATCATGCGCCAGTGCGTGAACCGGCTGCTTGGCGATGCCAAGATCGGCCCGGTGTCGTCGATGGATGGCAAGATCGTGCCGCCGAAGCGTGGCCAGATGAAGCGCTCGATGGAAGCGCTCATCCACCACTTCAAGCTCTACACCGAGGGCTATCACGTGCCGGAGGGAGAGGTCTACGCGGCCGTCGAGGCGCCCAAGGGCGAGTTCGGCGTCTACCTGGTCTCCGACGGCAGCAACAAGCCGTACCGCTGCAAGATCCGCGCCCCGGGCTATGCCCACCTTCAGGCGATGGATTTCATCTGTCGCGGTCACCAGCTCGCCGACGTATCGGCCATCCTGGGTTCTCTCGACATCGTCTTTGGTGAGGTTGACCGCTGATGCCTAGGCTCGCTGTCGCCCTCACGCTTCTCCTGTCCGCTGTGTCTGCCGCGTCCGCCCAGGACATCGGCAGCCGCAGCAAGAGCGGTTCGGCCACCATGGCCCAGCTTATCGCCGAGGGCTACGAGATCAAGGCGGCGGCGCCCAACGGCAGCCGGTATGTCGTGTTTATGCAGAAAGAGAAATCGGCCTATGCCTGCGAGTTCGCCAATGTGTCGGCGACCCAGTGCCGGCTGATTAACTGATAAGGCGTGAAAGTATGTCCGTTCGTCGACTAGCCGATGACAATGTTCAGCCGCCGAGCTTCGCGTTCTCTAAGGAGAATGCGATCTGGGCGAAGGCAACGATCAAGAAATACCCGAAGGGCCGTGAGCAGTCCGCCGTCATCCCGCTTCTGATGCGGGCGCAGGAGCAGGACGGCTGGGTCACCAAGGCTGCGATCGAGGCGATCGCCGACATGCTCGGCATGGCCTACATCCGTGTCCTCGAAGTGGCGACGTTCTATACCCAGTTCCAGCTGAAGCCGGTTGGAACGCGGGCGCATATCCAGGTCTGTGGCACGACGCCCTGCATGCTTCGCGGCGCCGAGGACCTGATGAAGGTGTGCAAGAGCAAGATCCACGCCGAGCCTTTCGAGCTCAACCACGGCGGCACGCTGTCGTGGGAAGAGGTCGAGTGTCAGGGCGCTTGCGTCAACGCACCGATGGTCATGATCTTCAAGGATAGCTACGAAGACCTGACGCCGACGCAACTCGAATACATCATCGACCGGTTCGAAGCCGGCAAGGGCGCCGACGTAACGCCGGGTCCGCAGATCGATCGCGTCTTTTCCGCCCCTGCCGGCGGGCTGACGAGCCTCAACGAGCCGGAAGCCCCTGCCAAGAAGGTAACCGCACCGCGCGCCAAGAAGGCGGACGACGTAGCGGCGGTCAGCGTGCCGCCCTCCGATGCAGCGCGGCCCAAGACCGACGCGCCGGTAACCGATCCGTCCCTGAAGACGCCGGCAACCGCCAAGGCGGAGGCAGCGGCCAACACCAAGGTCAAGGGCGACACGCGTGCGGAAGGCGGCGCCAAGGGCGCAGCTCTCGTCGGCAAGCCATCCCTGGAAGACAAGAACCGCCCGGCAGGCATCGCAAGGCCAGACGCAGTCGATGACCTCAAACTGATTTCGGGCGTCGGTCCGAAGATCGAGGGCACGCTGCACGAACTCGGTATCTTCACCTATGCGCAGATCTCCGCCTGGAAGAAGGCGGAGCGCGAATGGGTCGATGGATATCTCAATTTCAAGGGCCGCATCGAGCGCGAGGACTGGGTCAAGCAGGCCAAGGCACTCGCCAAGGGCGGCGAAGCCGAATACATCAAGGTCTTCGGCAAGAAGCCGCGGTAAGAGGTGAAATATGCTTAAGGATCAGGATCGCATCTTCACCAACATCTACGGCCTGAAGGACAAGTCGCTCAAGGGCGCGATGAGCCGCGGCCACTGGGACGGTACGAAGCAGCTTCTCGAAAAGGGTCGCGACTGGATCATCAACGAGATGAAGGCCTCCGGGCTGCGCGGCCGTGGCGGTGCAGGCTTCCCGACCGGCCTGAAGTGGTCGTTCATGCCCAAGGAAAGCGACGGGCGGCCCCACTATCTGGTGGTCAATGCCGACGAATCCGAGCCCGGCACCTGCAAAGACCGCGACATCATGCGTCACGATCCGCATACGCTGATCGAGGGCTGCCTGATCGCAAGCTTTGCGATGGGCGCACACACCGCGTACATCTACGTTCGCGGCGAGTACATGCGGGAGCGCGAAGCCCTGCAGGCGGCGATCGACGAATGCTATGACGCGAACCTGCTCGGCAAGAACAACATCCACGGCTGGGACATGGACATTTTCGTCCATCACGGCGCGGGTGCCTATATCTGCGGCGAGGAAACCGCGCTGCTCGAAAGCCTCGAGGGCAAGAAGGGCCAACCGCGCCTGAAGCCCCCGTTCCCGGCGAACATGGGTCTCTACGGTTGCCCGACGACGGTCAACAACGTCGAATCGATCGCGGTCGCGCCGACGATCCTGCGTCGCGGGGCCGGCTGGTTCTCGTCGATCGGTCGTCCGAACAATGTCGGCACCAAGCTTTTCATGGTGTCCGGACACGTGAACCGGCCTTGCACGGTCGAGGAAGCGATGGGCATCACGTTCCGCGAGCTGATCGAGAAGCACGCGGGCGGTATCCGCGGCGGCTGGGACAATCTCCTGGCGGTCATTCCGGGGGGCGCATCGTGCCCGGTCGTCAAGGCCGAAGACATCATCGATTGCCAGATGGACTTCGACGGTCTGCGCGAGGTGAAGTCCTCGTTCGGAACGGCGGCGGTCATCGTCATGGACAAGTCGACCGACATCATCAAGGCGATCGCGCGTCTGTCTCAGTTCTTCAAGCATGAGAGCTGCGGACAGTGCACGCCCTGCCGCGAAGGCACCGGCTGGATGTGGCGCGTGATGGAGCGCATGGTTCGCGGTAACGCACAGAAGCGCGAGATCGACATGCTCTTCGACGTCACCAAGCAGATCGAAGGTCACACCATCTGCGCGCTCGGCGACGCAGCCGCCTGGCCTATCCAGGGCCTGATCCGGAACTTCCGACCGGAGATCGAAAAGCGGATCGACCAATACACTCACAACGCCATGGCGCACGGCGCCGTGCTCGAAGCAGCGGAGTAAGGACGATGACAAAGCCGGTGGGACAGGAACGAAATAGTGATCCAGTCCACCCGGCAAGCGCGGCGGGCGAAGATGTATTCGCCCTCGCACAGTGGCTGAAGCAGATGCCGGCGATGCCGCTGCATCCGCTGATGACCCATCCGATGGCTGCTGTAGCAGCGGTAACTGCAATCGGGTTCGGCATGACCGGGCAGATTGCGGGGATGGTGTTCGGAGCCATGCAAGGTGCAGCCGAAAGAACCGCCATGCCAGTCGGGCGGATATCCGGCGAAGACGCTGGTGGGCGAATGAATGCCCCGCGGACGGAGCAGGTGACGGCGACGCAGAAGGTGGTCCGGGCGAAACCTCGTTCGGCCAGGATTGAGATGAAGAAGGCACCGGCCGCAGCTGCGGCATCGGCGGCCACGGCGGAAGCGGTTGACGATCTGAAACTCATTTCAGGCGTCGGCCCGAAGCTGGAGCAGGTTCTTAACGGCATGGGCATCAGACGCTATGCCGATATCGCGGCCTGGTCCGAGCTGGACGTCGCGAAGATTGAAGGTGAACTCGGCATCGAAGGGCGGATAGCCCGGGACGGCTGGGTGGAGCAGGCAAGGGTGCTGGGGCAGGGGAGCCGGTAGGCTTCACTCTGACCGGCGAACGAAACGAATTCAGGTGGACGGAAGGGTGCAATGACCCGGAAGTCCACCGCACACATGGCGCTGACGAGACGCAGGATTTGCGTGGAAAGCGGGAAGACGGATATGGCAAAGCTGAAAGTCGATGGAAAAGAAATTGAGGTTCCGGATCATTTCACGCTGTTGCAGGCGTGCGAGGACGCCGGCGCCGAGGTTCCGCGCTTTTGTTTCCATGAGCGGCTTTCGGTGGCGGGCAACTGCCGCATGTGTCTCGTCGAGGTAAAGGGCGGTCCGCCCAAGCCGGCAGCCTCCTGCGCCATGAGTGTCCGTGACCTGCGTCCGGGCCCGAACGGCGAGCCGCCGGAAGTCTTCACGACAACGCCGATGGTCAAGAAGGCCCGCGAAGGCGTGATGGAGTTCCTGCTCATCAACCACCCGCTGGATTGCCCTATCTGCGACCAGGGTGGCGAATGCGACCTGCAGGACCAGGCCATGGCCTTCGGTATCGACAGCTCGCGCTACCAGGAAAACAAGCGCGCCGTCGAAGACAAGTACATCGGCCCGCTGGTCAAGACGATCATGAACCGCTGCATTCACTGCACGCGTTGTGTCCGCTTCACCACGGAAGTCGCTGGTATCACCGAGCTCGGCCTTATTGGCCGCGGCGAGGATGCCGAGATCACCACCTACCTCGAGCAGGCGATGACGTCCGAGCTTCAGGGCAACGTGGTCGACCTTTGCCCCGTTGGTGCGCTGACGTCCAAGCCGTTCGCCTTCACCGCCCGTCCGTGGGAGCTCAACAAGACCGAGTCGGTCGACGTCATGGACGCCGTCGGTTCGGCGATCCGCGTCGACACCCGCGGCCGCGAAGTGATGCGCATCCTTCCGCGCGTCAATGAAGACATCAACGAGGAATGGATCTCCGACAAGACCCGCTTCATCTGGGACGGTCTGAAGACCCAGCGCCTCGATCGGCCCTATGTCCGCAAGGACGGCCGTTTGCAGCCTGCTTCCTGGTCCGAGGCGTTTGCGGCGATCAAGACCGCCGTTGCCGGCAAGTCCGGCGACCGCATCGGTGCGATCGCAGGCGACCTCGCTTCCGTCGAGGAAATGTACGCCCTCTCCGAACTGGTGAAGTCGCTCGGTTCCACGAACCTCGATTGCCGCCAGGATGGTTCGGCGCTCGATCCTTCGCTCGGCCGTGCAAGCTATCTCTTCAACCCGACCATCGCAGGCATCGAGGCCGCCGACGCGCTCCTCATCGTCGGCGCCAATCCCCGCCTCGAGGCTGCTGTCCTCAACGCACGCATCCGCAAGCGCTGGCGCATGGATGGCTTCCCGATCGGCGTGATCGGCGAGCAGGCCGAACTGCGCTACGACTACGAATACCTCGGCGCCGGTACGGAGACGCTGGCGGAGCTCGTGGATGGGACAAACAAGTTTGCGGCCAAGCTGAAGAAGGCCAAGAACCCGATGATCATCGTCGGCCAGGGCGCGCTCTCTCGCGCCGACGGTCTGGCGGTGCTGTCCAGCGTGGCCAAGCTTGCCGACGCCGTCGGCGCTGTCACGGCGGAGTGGAACGGACTTGCCGTCCTCCACACGGCTGCTTCGCGGGTTGGCGGACTGGACCTCGACTTCGTTCCCGGCAAGGATGGCAAGGCTGCCGCCGACATGCTGACGGGCACGGACGTGGTCTTCCTGCTCGGCGCCGATGAAATGGACTTCTCCAAGAAGACCGCGTTCACCGTCTACATCGGTTCGCATGGCGACAACGCCGCGCACGTGGCTGATGTGATTCTGCCGGGCGCGACCTACACCGAGAAGTCGGGTACCTGGGTCAACACCGAGGGACGCGTTCAGGTCGGAAACCGTGCCGGTTTCGCACCGGGCGAAGCACGCGAAGACTGGGCGATCATCCGTGCCCTGTCCGACGTTCTAGGCAAGAAGCTGCCGTTCGATTCGCTGGCGGTCCTGCGCGCCAAGCTCTATGCCGCCCACCCGCATTTCGCCGATGTCGACGCGATCGCGGCCGGCAGCATCGAGGATATTGTGGCGCTCGCGAAAAAAGGCGGCAAGTTGGGCAAATCCGGGTTTGCGTCGCCGATCAAAGACTTCTATTTGACGAACCCGATAGCGCGCGCCTCCGCGGTAATGGCCGAGTGCTCGGCACTTGCCCGTAACAACTTCAAAGCCGCGGCGGAATGAGCGCAGGGGATTAAGGCATCATGGACTCTATCATTTCGACATACGTATGGCCCGCGGCCATCATGATCGGCCAGTCGCTCCTGCTTCTGGTCGCGCTCCTCCTCTTCATCGCCTACATTCTACTCGCAGACCGTAAGATCTGGGCTGCAGTTCAGCTGCGTCGTGGACCCAATGTGGTGGGGCCGTGGGGGCTTTTCCAGTCCTTCGCCGACCTTTTGAAGTTCGTCTTCAAGGAGCCCGTCATTCCGGCGGGCGCCAACAAGGCGATCTTCCTCCTTGCTCCGCTCGTCTCGGTCACCTTGGCGCTTGCGGCATGGGCCGTTATCCCGCTCAACGAGAACTGGGTCATCGCCAACATCAACGTCGGCATACTCTACGTCTTCGCGATTTCCTCGCTCGAGGTCTACGGCATCATCATGGGCGGCTGGGCTTCGAACTCGAAGTACCCGTTCCTCGGCGCGCTTCGTTCGGCTGCGCAGATGGTCTCCTACGAAGTGTCCATCGGCTTCGTCATCGTCACGGTTCTTCTCTGCGTCGGCTCGCTTAACCTGACCGACATCGTGAATTCCCAGCGCGACGGCATCGGCACGATGATCGGCCTGCCGGGTTCGTTCCTCGACTGGCACTGGCTGGCCCTGTTCCCGATGTTCGTGGTGTTCTTCATCTCGGCGCTGGCGGAAACGAACCGTCCGCCCTTCGACCTGCCGGAAGCTGAATCCGAACTCGTCGCAGGCTTCATGGTCGAGTATGGCTCCACGCCGTACATGATGTTCATGCTCGGCGAATATGCCGCCATCTGCCTGATGTGCGCACTGACCACGATCCTCTTCCTCGGCGGCTGGCTGCCCCCGGTCGATTTCTGGCTGTTCAACTGGGTACCGGGCATCATCTGGTTCCTGCTGAAGGCAGGCTTCGTCTTCTTCATGTTCGCGATGGTGAAGGCATTCGTGCCGCGCTACCGCTACGACCAACTCATGCGTCTAGGCTGGAAGGTGTTCCTCCCGCTGTCGCTGGCCATGGTCGTGATCGTTGCATTCGTGCTGAAGCTCACAGGATGGACCGCATGACCATCAGTGACTTCGGCAACATTGGAGCTTTGTAATGGCTAGTATTTCGCAAGCCGTCGGTTCGCTGTTCCTCAAGGAATTCGTTGGCGCCTTCTTCCTGTCGATGCGCTATTTCTTCCGGCCCAAGGCCACGCTGAACTATCCCTTCGAGAAGGGTCCGGTTTCGCCGCGCTTCCGCGGCGAGCACGCTCTGCGCCGCTATCCGAACGGCGAGGAACGCTGCATTGCGTGCAAGCTTTGCGAGGCGATCTGTCCTGCCCAGGCAATCACGATCGAGGCCGGCCCGCGCCGCAACGACGGCACCCGCCGTACGGTGCGCTACGACATCGACATGGTGAAGTGCATCTATTGCGGTTTCTGCCAGGAAGCCTGCCCGGTCGACGCGATCGTGGAAGGTCCGAATTTCGAGTTCTCGACGGAAACTCGCGAGGAACTGTACTACGACAAGCAGCGGCTCCTCGATAACGGCGACCGTTGGGAACGCGAAATCGCGCGCAACATCGCGATCGACGCACCCTACCGCTGATAGAATTGAGTTGAGGCCGGCGCTCGAAGAAGCGGCGGCACTGCAAGTGATAGGCATGGGCCTGGTGGCGAATACACCGGGCCGAGGCGGGAAGGGGGCTTTGAAGCCAGACCCTTCCGCGGAAGACGAAAAGGCACCAACATGGGTCTCCAGGCTCTATTCTTCTATATCTTCGCCTTTGTGGCCGTGGGGTCGGCGTTCATGGTGATCGCGTCCCGCAACCCGGTCTATTCCGTGTTGTTCCTGATCCTGACCTTCTTCAACTCGGCCGGGCTCTTCCTGCTGACCGGCGCCGAGTTCCTGGCCATGATCCTCCTCGTCGTCTATGTCGGCGCGGTTGCGGTGCTCTTCCTGTTCGTCGTGATGATGCTCGACATCGATTTCGCGGAGTTGCGCGCCGGCGTCATGGAGCATGCGCCTGTTGGAGCGCTCGTCGGCCTGATCCTCGCGGCAGAGCTGATCATCGTGGTGGGCGGCTCCACGCTGTCGCCGGAAATCGCCAAGAATGTGGCCATGCCGATCCCGGCCGTGACCGAGCGGACCAATACCGCGGCGCTCGGGGACGTGCTCTACACCCATTACGTCTATTTCTTCCAGATCGCCGGCCTCGTGCTTCTGGTCGCCATGATCGGCGCCATCGTGCTGACGCTGCGCCATCGGGAACATATCAAGCGTCAGGATATCTCCAGGCAGGTTGCTCGCAAGCCGGAGACTGCGGTCGAAGTGGTCAAGGTCAAGCCCGGGCAGGGCGTGTGAGCGGACGGAGCTAAGGAACCCACATCATGGAAATCGGTATTTCCCACTATCTCACCGTTAGCGCCATTCTCTTCACCCTCGGCGTCTTCGGTATCTTCCTGAACCGCAAGAACGTCATCATCATCCTGATGTCGGTGGAACTCATCCTGCTTGCGGTCAATATCAACATGGTCGCGTTCTCCGCTTTCCTCAACGATATCGTCGGCCAGGTATTCGCTTTGTTCATTTTGACCGTGGCGGCAGCCGAGGCTGCGATCGGTCTTGCAATTCTCGTCGTCTTCTATCGCAACCGCGGTTCGATCGCGGTCGAAGACGTCAACATGATGAAGGGTTGATCGGCTCATGGATACGATCATCAAGGCCATAGTTTTCCTGCCGCTGATCGGTGCGCTGATCGCCGGCCTGGGCGGCGGCGCCATCGGCGCCAAGGCATCCGAATACATCACCAGCGGCTTCATGATCATCGCCGCGGTTCTTTCCTGGATCGTGTTCTCCAACATGGCTCTTGGCCATGAAGAGATGGTCAGGGTCAGCGTCATGCGCTGGATCCAGTCTGGCACGTTCGACGTCGAATGGGCGTTCCGCGTCGACTCGCTGACGGCTGTGATGCTTGTCGTCGTGAACACGGTGTCGACGCTCGTCCACATCTACTCGATCGGCTACATGCATCACGATCCGCATCGCCCGCGGTTCTTCTCCTACCTGTCGCTGTTCACCTTCGCCATGCTGATGCTGGTGACGTCCGACAACCTGCTTCAGATGTTCTTCGGCTGGGAAGGCGTCGGCCTTGCCTCCTACCTGCTCATCGGTTTCTGGTACAAGAAGCCCTCGGCCTGCGCCGCTGCAATGAAGGCATTCATCGTCAACCGCGTCGGCGACTTCGGCTTCGCGCTCGGCATCTTCAGCGTCTTCGTCCTGTTCGGATCGGTGAACCTCGAGACGATCTTTGCGTCCGCTGCCTCGTTCCTGCCTGCTGAAGGCGCGGCCGATACAGCTGAACCCATCATCAACCTCTTCGGGATGCACCTCGACAAGGCCGACGCGATGACGGCGACCTGCCTGCTGCTCTTCATGGGCGCGATGGGTAAGTCGGCGCAGTTCCTGCTGCACACCTGGCTTCCGGACGCCATGGAAGGCCCGACCCCGGTCTCGGCTCTCATCCATGCCGCAACAATGGTGACCGCAGGCGTCTTCCTCGTCGCCCGCATGTCGCCCCTGTTCGAGCTTTCTCCGGATGCTCTGACCGTCGTCACCGTGATCGGTGCCATCACCGCCTTCTTCGCGGCGACCGTCGGCCTCGTGCAGAACGACATCAAGCGCGTGATCGCCTATTCGACCTGCTCGCAGCTCGGCTACATGTTCGTCGCCCTCGGCGTCGGCGCCTATGGCGCGGCTATCTTCCACCTGTTCACGCACGCCTTCTTCAAGGCACTTCTGTTCCTTGGTGCGGGCTCCGTTATCCACGCCGTCGATGGCGAGCAGGACATGCGTTACATGGGTGGCCTTCGCAAGCACATCCCCGTGACCTTCTGGATGATGACGATCGGCACGCTGGCCCTTACCGGCCTCGGCATCCCCGGTACGCTCATCGGCTTTGCGGGCTTCTTCTCTAAGGACGCCATCATCGAGTCGACCTTCGCTTCGCACAGCGCGGTCTCCGGTTTCGCCTTCACGCTGCTGGTCATCGCCGCGCTCTTCACGAGCTTCTACTCGTGGCGCCTTGCCTTCCTTACCTTCTTCGGCAAGCCGCGCGCTTCGTCGGACGTCATGCACCATGTGCATGAATCTCCGGCCGTGATGCTGGTTCCGCTCTACATCCTCGCCGCTGGCGCGGTGCTCGCGGGCGTGCTGTTCCACGACTACTTCTTCGGTCACCACTACGTCGAGTTCTGGAAGGGCGCGCTCTTCACGTCCGCCGAGAACGAGATCCTGGAGGAATATCACCACGTTCCCCTGTGGGTGAAGTGGAGCCCCTTCGTCGCCATGTCGCTCGGCTTCATCGTCTCCTGGTACATGTACATCCGCTCGCCGGAAACGCCGAAGTACCTGGCCGACCAGCATCGCGTGCTCTACAGGTTCCTGCTGAACAAGTGGTACTTCGACGAGCTCTATGATTTCCTCTTCGTCCGCCCCGCCATGTGGGTCGGCAAGTTCCTCTGGAAGAAGGGTGACGGTGCGGTCATCGACGGCCTCGGGCCGAACGGTGTCGCGGCTCGCGTCATCGACGTGACGGATCGCGTCGTCCGTCTCCAGACTGGTTACCTCTATCACTACGCATTCGCGATGCTGCTCGGAATTGCCGCACTCGCCACATGGATGATGCTCGGGAGTTCTCTCTGATGACCGATTGGCCCATTCTTTCCGCGGTCACCTTCCTTCCGCTCGTCGGTGTGGTGCTGCTGCTGCTGACGCGTGAAGACGGCGTCTACGGCCGGCGCAACATTCTGAACGTTTCTCTGCTGACGACGGTGTTCACCTTCCTGCTGTCGCTCTTCATCTGGGCCGGCTTCGATTATTCGAACCCGGGCTTCCAGATGATCGAGAAGCACGAGTGGCTCGGAACAGGCATTTCCTACCATCTGGGCGTCGACGGCATCTCCATGCTGTTCGTCATCCTGTCGACCTTCCTGATGCCCTTCTGTGTTCTGGCGAGCTGGAACTCGATCGAGAAGCGCCTGAAGGAATACATGATCGCCTTCCTCATCCTGGAAGTGTTCATGGTCGGCGTGTTCGTATCGCTCGATATCGTGCTGTTCTACGTGTTCTTCGAAGCCGGTCTCATCCCGATGTTCATCATCATCGGCGTGTGGGGCGGCAAGGACCGTGTCTATGCCAGCTACAAGTTCTTCCTCTACACGCTCCTCGGCTCCGTGCTGATGCTGCTTGCCATTATGGCAATGTACTGGCAGGCAGGAACGACTGACATCACGGAACTGCTCGCCTACCAGTTCCCGGCGCATATGCAGACGTGGCTATGGCTTGCCTTCTTCGCCTCCTTCGCGGTGAAGATGCCGATGTGGCCGGTCCACACCTGGCTTCCCGATGCGCACGTTCAGGCGCCGACCGCGGGTTCGGTCATCCTGGCTGGCATTCTCTTGAAGCTCGGCGGCTATGGCTTCCTGCGGTTCTCGCTCCCGATGTTCCCGCTGGCATCCGACTATTTCGCGCCGTTCGTCTTCACGCTGTCCGTCGTCGCGATCATCTACACCTCGTTGGTGGCGATGATGC contains:
- a CDS encoding NADH-quinone oxidoreductase subunit M; translated protein: MTDWPILSAVTFLPLVGVVLLLLTREDGVYGRRNILNVSLLTTVFTFLLSLFIWAGFDYSNPGFQMIEKHEWLGTGISYHLGVDGISMLFVILSTFLMPFCVLASWNSIEKRLKEYMIAFLILEVFMVGVFVSLDIVLFYVFFEAGLIPMFIIIGVWGGKDRVYASYKFFLYTLLGSVLMLLAIMAMYWQAGTTDITELLAYQFPAHMQTWLWLAFFASFAVKMPMWPVHTWLPDAHVQAPTAGSVILAGILLKLGGYGFLRFSLPMFPLASDYFAPFVFTLSVVAIIYTSLVAMMQDDIKKLIAYSSVAHMGYVTMGIFAANVQGVQGALFQMLSHGIVSGALFLCVGVVYDRLHTREIAAYGGLVNNMPKYAVAFMVFTMANVGLPGTSGFIGEVTTLLGAFRTNTWVAFFATTGVILSAAYALWLYRRVIFGALEKESLKALLDLSAREKIILYPLVALTILFGVYPAPVFDATAASVDALLNNYTAALEAAQSVALSMN